The following proteins are co-located in the Bacillus pumilus genome:
- the pckA gene encoding phosphoenolpyruvate carboxykinase (ATP), whose translation MNSVDLKEDLQSLLSLENTHQNLSVPKLVEKILARNEGVLTSTGAVRATTGAYTGRSPKDKFIVKEESSEHKIDWGHVNQPISKDAFDRLYTKVVSYLKERDELFVFEGFAGADERYRMPITVVNEFAWHNLFAKQLFIRPDGSTPSSNEKPFTILSAPHFKADPETDGTNSETFIIVSFEKRTILIGGTEYAGEMKKSIFSVMNYLLPEQDILSMHCSANVGQEGDVALFFGLSGTGKTTLSASVSRKLIGDDEHGWSGTGVFNIEGGCYAKCVNLSEEKEPQIYKAISFGSVLENVVLDEETREADYDDTFFTENTRAAYPIEMIDNIVKPSIAGHPSAIVFLTADAFGVLPPISRLTKEQAMYHFLSGYTSKLAGTERGVTSPETTFSTCFGSPFLPLPAHVYAEMLGKKIDEHGAKVFLVNTGWTGGGYGTGKRMNLAHTRAMVQAAIEGDLDNAEMITDDIFGLHIPLHIPGVPDEVLQPAKTWEDQNAYQEKAHFLANEFKKNFKKFSHAASDIEAKGGPLV comes from the coding sequence ATGAACTCAGTGGATTTAAAAGAAGATTTGCAGTCATTGCTCTCATTAGAAAATACGCACCAAAATTTATCTGTTCCGAAACTTGTTGAAAAGATTTTGGCACGTAATGAAGGCGTTTTAACATCAACAGGAGCTGTCCGCGCCACAACTGGTGCTTACACTGGACGTTCGCCTAAAGATAAATTTATCGTCAAAGAAGAAAGCTCTGAGCATAAAATCGATTGGGGTCATGTAAACCAGCCGATCTCTAAAGACGCATTTGATCGTTTATATACAAAGGTTGTCTCATACTTAAAAGAACGTGATGAACTATTTGTCTTTGAAGGGTTTGCCGGCGCTGACGAAAGATACCGTATGCCGATTACAGTTGTAAACGAATTTGCATGGCACAATCTCTTTGCAAAGCAGCTATTCATCAGACCTGACGGGTCAACGCCATCATCTAACGAAAAACCTTTCACCATCTTATCTGCACCTCACTTTAAAGCAGATCCTGAAACAGATGGAACAAACTCTGAAACATTCATTATCGTTTCTTTTGAAAAACGGACGATTCTCATTGGTGGAACAGAGTATGCAGGAGAGATGAAGAAATCGATTTTCTCTGTCATGAACTACCTGCTGCCTGAGCAAGATATTTTATCGATGCACTGCTCAGCAAACGTTGGTCAAGAAGGCGATGTCGCATTATTCTTCGGCCTTTCAGGGACTGGGAAAACGACGCTTTCTGCAAGCGTAAGCCGCAAGCTGATCGGAGACGATGAACACGGATGGTCTGGCACAGGTGTCTTCAATATCGAGGGCGGATGCTATGCGAAATGTGTGAACTTAAGTGAAGAAAAAGAACCACAAATCTACAAAGCCATCAGCTTCGGATCAGTGCTAGAAAATGTTGTGCTTGATGAAGAAACTCGTGAAGCGGATTATGATGATACATTCTTTACTGAAAATACACGGGCTGCTTACCCAATCGAAATGATTGATAACATCGTGAAACCAAGTATCGCAGGTCATCCATCTGCTATTGTCTTCTTAACAGCTGATGCATTTGGCGTTTTACCTCCAATCAGCCGTTTAACAAAAGAACAGGCGATGTACCATTTCTTGAGCGGTTACACAAGTAAATTAGCAGGAACTGAGCGCGGTGTAACGTCACCAGAAACAACATTCTCTACTTGCTTCGGTTCACCATTCTTGCCACTTCCAGCTCACGTCTATGCTGAAATGCTTGGCAAAAAAATTGATGAGCACGGTGCAAAAGTATTCCTTGTGAATACAGGCTGGACTGGCGGCGGCTATGGTACGGGCAAACGAATGAATCTTGCTCATACAAGAGCAATGGTGCAAGCAGCGATCGAAGGTGACCTTGACAATGCCGAAATGATTACTGACGACATCTTTGGATTACACATTCCACTTCATATTCCAGGTGTACCAGATGAAGTACTTCAACCTGCTAAAACGTGGGAAGACCAAAATGCTTATCAAGAAAAAGCACACTTCCTTGCCAATGAATTTAAAAAGAACTTCAAAAAATTCAGCCATGCGGCAAGTGACATTGAAGCAAAAGGCGGACCACTCGTATAA
- a CDS encoding DUF2584 domain-containing protein, with protein sequence MGMPVEFNTMIVTKGNETRIEENVFELMKEGYRIYPLNIPLEVRKTKDGEKTGTAHVEKLELTDNVTKVTYRLVSLHSTN encoded by the coding sequence ATGGGAATGCCTGTTGAATTTAATACAATGATTGTCACAAAAGGAAATGAGACAAGAATTGAAGAAAATGTGTTTGAGCTCATGAAGGAAGGGTACCGCATTTATCCATTAAATATTCCGCTTGAGGTGCGCAAAACGAAAGACGGAGAAAAAACAGGGACAGCACATGTTGAAAAGCTGGAACTGACAGACAATGTTACGAAGGTGACTTACCGCCTTGTGTCATTGCATTCAACGAACTAA
- a CDS encoding alpha/beta hydrolase family protein yields the protein MIVEKRRFPSPHPHIHLYTVTYEASGLRIKGLLAEPAGEGLYEGFLYLRGGIKNVGMVRPGRIVQFAAQGFVVFAPFYRGNQGGEGNEDFAGEDRKDAFAAFQLLKHHKKVKRDRIHIFGFSRGGIMGIWTAVEMKQEAASFVTWGGVSDMKLTYEERVDMRRMMKRVIGGPPHKVPEAYEDRTPLNVVDQMEAPVLIIHGEQDQNVSIEHAYLLEEALRKHGKSVETWYFHGYNHYFPPQHNREIVRRLTTWMHSRKSGNVVK from the coding sequence GTGATTGTGGAAAAAAGAAGATTCCCATCGCCCCATCCGCATATTCATTTATATACAGTGACCTACGAGGCAAGTGGACTTCGGATAAAGGGGCTGCTCGCTGAACCGGCCGGAGAAGGTCTCTATGAGGGCTTTTTGTATTTACGAGGCGGCATTAAAAATGTGGGGATGGTGAGACCTGGCCGAATCGTGCAATTTGCAGCACAAGGCTTTGTTGTCTTTGCTCCCTTTTACCGAGGGAATCAAGGAGGCGAAGGAAACGAGGATTTTGCCGGAGAGGATCGGAAAGATGCATTCGCTGCATTTCAGCTGTTGAAGCATCACAAAAAGGTAAAGCGGGATCGTATTCATATCTTTGGTTTTTCGCGCGGTGGTATTATGGGCATTTGGACTGCTGTTGAAATGAAACAGGAGGCTGCTTCCTTTGTAACATGGGGAGGTGTAAGTGATATGAAGCTCACCTATGAAGAGCGTGTCGATATGAGAAGAATGATGAAGCGCGTGATTGGCGGTCCGCCGCATAAGGTACCTGAGGCATATGAGGACAGAACACCTTTGAATGTTGTGGATCAAATGGAAGCGCCTGTTTTAATCATCCATGGAGAGCAGGATCAGAATGTATCCATTGAGCATGCGTATTTATTAGAAGAAGCGCTTCGCAAGCACGGGAAGTCTGTGGAAACATGGTATTTTCACGGCTACAATCATTATTTCCCGCCTCAGCATAATCGAGAGATTGTCAGAAGGCTGACGACATGGATGCACAGCCGAAAAAGCGGAAATGTGGTAAAATAA